A genomic region of Elaeis guineensis isolate ETL-2024a chromosome 9, EG11, whole genome shotgun sequence contains the following coding sequences:
- the LOC105051516 gene encoding LOW QUALITY PROTEIN: endoglucanase 12 (The sequence of the model RefSeq protein was modified relative to this genomic sequence to represent the inferred CDS: inserted 1 base in 1 codon), protein MHSGNQWGGSFEIHADPSTDDEHSRNMDLDRAAVYRQQLDETQQSWLLGPQDSTQKKDKYVDLGCIICKRKVVWWIVWTALIAFVVIGIPIIIVKSLPKHKEKAPPPDQYAMALHKALLFFNAQKSGRLPKSNGIPWRGNSGLRDGFDQPDIKGGLVGGYYDAGDNIKFHFPMAYSMTLLSWSVIEYSQKYKAIGEYDHIRELIKWGTDYLLKTFNSSATTIDKIYSQVGEATNSSTTPDDHYCWMRPEDMDYPRKTQVASSAPDLGGEMAAALAAASIVFRDDAAYSKKLINGAATVYKFARSSGRRTPYSRGNPYIEPFYNSTGYWDEYMWSAAWMYYATGNSSYMNFATDXKVAKECQAFMQITDLGVLSWDNKLPAAMLLLTRFRLFLSPGYPYEETLLQYHNATGLDMCSCFKQFNVFNWTRGGMIQLNHGRPQPLQYVAATAFLASLYADYMDAANVPGWYCGPFYFSTSSLRSFAASQMNYILGDNPKKMSYVVGYGNKYPKQVHHRGASIPDNGVKYSCTGGRKWLYAKSSNPNVITGAMVGGPDRFDGFMDVRKDYGYTEPTLAGNAGLVAALVSLTSSGGAGVDKNTIFSAVPPLFPASPPPPAPWKP, encoded by the exons ATGCACTCCGGGAACCAATGGGGCGGCTCGTTCGAGATCCATGCCGACCCTTCCACCGACGACGAGCACAGCCGCAACATGGATTTGGACCGAGCAGCCGTGTACCGGCAGCAGCTCGACGAGACGCAGCAGAGCTGGCTGCTGGGCCCGCAGGACAGCACCCAGAAGAAGGACAAGTACGTTGACCTCGGCTGCATCATCTGCAAGCGCAAGGTGGTGTGGTGGATCGTATGGACGGCTCTGATTGCATTTGTTGTCATCGGAATTCCGATCATCATCGTCAAGTCATTACCCAAGCACAAGGAGAAGGCGCCGCCGCCGGACCAGTACGCCATGGCCCTCCACAAGGCCCTCCTATTCTTCAATGCACAGAAGT CTGGTCGATTGCCGAAGAGCAATGGTATTCCATGGCGTGGAAATTCTGGCCTCAGAGATGGCTTTGATCAACCGGATATTAAGGGGGGGCTTGTTGGAGGATATTATGATGCAGGGGACAACATAAAATTTCATTTCCCAATGGCCTACTCCATGACACTCCTGAGTTGGTCGGTGATAGAATACAGTCAAAAGTACAAAGCAATTGGAGAGTATGACCACATCAGAGAACTCATCAAATGGGGCACAGACTACTTGCTTAAAACCTTCAATTCTTCTGCCACCACCATTGACAAAATCTATAGCCAG gtTGGTGAGGCGACAAATTCGTCGACGACACCGGATGACCACTACTGCTGGATGAGGCCTGAAGACATGGACTACCCCCGCAAGACCCAAGTTGCAAGCTCTGCCCCTGACTTGGGAGGTGAGATGGCTGCAGCACTGGCTGCTGCCTCCATTGTATTCCGCGACGACGCAGCCTACTCCAAGAAGCTCATCAATGGTGCAGCAACAGTTTACAAGTTTGCAAGGTCCTCGGGCCGCAGAACGCCCTACTCCCGGGGGAACCCATACATTGAGCCCTTCTACAATTCGACAGGCTACTGGGACGAGTACATGTGGAGTGCTGCATGGATGTACTACGCCACCGGCAACAGCAGCTACATGAACTTTGCGACCG CCAAGGTTGCCAAAGAATGCCAGGCCTTCATGCAGATCACAGACCTGGGGGTTCTCAGCTGGGACAACAAGCTCCCTGCTGCCATGCTACTTTTAACCAGGTTCAGGTTGTTCTTGAGCCCGGGCTACCCTTATGAGGAGACTCTCCTTCAGTACCATAATGCTACAGGGCTCGACATGTGCTCATGTTTTAAGCAATTCAATGTCTTCAACTGGACCAGAG GTGGAATGATCCAACTGAACCACGGAAGACCTCAGCCGCTACAATATGTAGCGGCTACGGCATTCCTGGCATCCCTGTATGCCGACTATATGGACGCTGCTAATGTCCCCGGATGGTATTGCGGGCCCTTCTACTTCTCCACCAGCTCCCTCCGAAGCTTCGCTGCTTCCCAG ATGAATTACATCTTAGGAGACAACCCAAAGAAGATGAGTTATGTGGTGGGTTATGGCAACAAGTACCCGAAGCAGGTCCATCACCGTGGCGCATCCATCCCTGACAATGGCGTCAAGTACTCGTGCACCGGTGGGCGGAAGTGGCTCTATGCCAAATCCTCCAACCCCAATGTGATCACCGGCGCCATGGTCGGCGGGCCCGATCGCTTTGATGGCTTCATGGACGTGAGAAAGGACTATGGCTACACCGAGCCCACACTGGCTGGTAATGCAGGCCTTGTTGCAGCACTTGTGTCACTAACAAGCAGTGGTGGTGCTGGCGTCGACAAGAACACCATCTTCTCGGCTGTGCCGCCGCTCTTCCCGGCATCACCACCCCCTCCAGCACCATGGAAGCCGTGA